Proteins from a single region of Geovibrio ferrireducens:
- the purN gene encoding phosphoribosylglycinamide formyltransferase, with translation MKIGILLSGRGSNFKAIKAAIDKGEINNAEIAVVISNKADAQGLAYAAECGLKTVYLNHKDFDGREAYDREIVKHLNEAGVDLVCLAGFMRIISPYFVEQYRNRIINIHPSLLPAFPGLDAQKQALDYGVKFAGCTVHFVDEKMDNGAIILQKCVPVTDDDTAETLSARILEQEHRAYPEAVRLIAEGRLKTEGRHVKIL, from the coding sequence ATGAAAATAGGGATACTGCTCTCCGGCAGAGGCAGCAACTTCAAGGCTATCAAGGCCGCAATAGACAAGGGCGAGATCAACAACGCCGAAATAGCCGTGGTAATCAGCAATAAGGCGGATGCCCAAGGGCTGGCCTATGCCGCTGAGTGCGGGCTTAAAACCGTTTATCTCAACCATAAGGACTTTGACGGCCGGGAAGCTTACGACCGTGAGATAGTGAAGCATCTGAACGAAGCAGGGGTTGATCTCGTCTGCCTCGCTGGGTTCATGAGGATCATCTCCCCTTATTTTGTTGAGCAGTACAGAAACAGGATAATAAATATTCACCCCTCGCTTCTTCCCGCCTTCCCCGGACTGGACGCACAGAAACAGGCTCTTGACTACGGAGTCAAATTCGCCGGATGCACCGTGCATTTTGTGGATGAGAAGATGGACAACGGAGCCATCATCCTCCAGAAATGCGTGCCCGTCACGGATGACGACACAGCGGAAACACTCTCCGCCCGCATCCTTGAACAGGAGCACAGGGCGTATCCCGAAGCTGTGCGCCTGATCGCAGAAGGCAGGCTGAAAACTGAGGGCAGACACGTTAAAATATTATGA
- a CDS encoding M16 family metallopeptidase has protein sequence MRKLLAASVLFLISLSASAGDTMTLENGVTFTVIERPYTETVSVSVFIKGGLFRENKTNNGVGALTSSVWVKGSEMLREMEFYGGSIGAGQGTDSFEIAFSSTAEYLDKAIALFRPFLHSPEFREDVFEREKAIQLEEIKAIQDDPSSLSFRNFMKLSYEGTPYALTIEGETEGVEKLTLDDIKKFYPVLLQGKSTIVTVAGRITPEQAEKLKAIFADLPAGAEFGTDCAYPEQKEEIYREDRDPRTQQAKLYVGYEAPEAADPMYAAVKVMADILGGGMSSRYFTEMRKNRGYAYSVGAFYPSRLCKSRFVGHIGLEYANVPEAVKTMEEINKSFLDSLTDEELTKVKNYMLGRLLIETETNSKQAWYASFFQNAGLGSGYLTKYIEDIKAVDKDALGKAAEIFSKPKTVYVLR, from the coding sequence ATGAGAAAACTGCTGGCAGCATCGGTTCTCTTTCTGATAAGCCTTTCAGCCTCCGCAGGAGATACAATGACGCTTGAAAACGGAGTGACATTCACAGTCATCGAACGCCCGTATACCGAAACGGTTTCAGTATCGGTTTTTATAAAAGGCGGATTATTCAGGGAAAACAAAACAAACAACGGCGTGGGCGCCCTCACATCCTCCGTATGGGTCAAGGGGAGCGAAATGCTCCGTGAGATGGAGTTTTACGGCGGCAGCATAGGCGCTGGTCAGGGCACTGACTCCTTCGAGATAGCCTTCTCCTCCACTGCCGAATATCTGGACAAGGCCATAGCCCTTTTCCGCCCCTTCCTCCACTCCCCTGAGTTCAGAGAGGATGTGTTCGAAAGGGAAAAGGCAATCCAGCTTGAGGAGATCAAAGCCATTCAGGACGATCCCTCCTCACTCTCGTTCCGCAACTTTATGAAGCTCTCCTACGAAGGCACGCCTTACGCGCTCACCATCGAAGGGGAAACGGAAGGTGTTGAGAAGCTAACCCTTGATGACATCAAGAAATTCTACCCTGTTCTGTTACAAGGGAAAAGCACCATAGTAACCGTTGCGGGCAGAATAACCCCGGAGCAGGCGGAAAAGCTTAAGGCGATCTTCGCAGACCTCCCCGCGGGCGCTGAATTCGGAACAGACTGCGCATACCCTGAGCAGAAGGAAGAAATATACAGGGAAGACCGTGACCCCAGAACACAACAGGCCAAGCTCTATGTCGGTTATGAAGCACCCGAAGCGGCTGACCCTATGTATGCGGCGGTGAAGGTCATGGCAGATATATTGGGCGGCGGGATGAGTTCACGCTATTTCACCGAAATGCGCAAAAACAGAGGCTACGCATACTCAGTGGGCGCTTTTTACCCCTCAAGGCTCTGCAAGTCCAGATTCGTAGGCCACATAGGACTCGAATACGCCAATGTGCCGGAAGCTGTAAAAACAATGGAAGAGATAAACAAAAGCTTCCTTGACTCGCTTACGGATGAAGAGCTGACCAAGGTCAAAAACTATATGCTCGGCAGACTTCTGATAGAGACGGAAACCAACAGCAAACAGGCATGGTACGCCAGCTTCTTCCAGAACGCAGGGCTCGGCAGCGGATACCTGACGAAATATATAGAAGACATCAAAGCCGTGGATAAGGATGCCCTCGGAAAAGCCGCGGAGATATTCAGTAAGCCGAAAACTGTCTATGTGCTGAGGTAG
- a CDS encoding RNA-binding S4 domain-containing protein: MRLDKFLKTMNLMKRRTVANEAAGEGFITVNGRTAKPAYTLKAGDVLELDMWNFYKKIKVIQVPEKNSIPKKDLPLYIETLEYRAKTADDFSDFEDDEEL, encoded by the coding sequence ATGCGGCTGGACAAGTTTCTCAAAACCATGAACCTGATGAAGCGCAGAACCGTTGCCAACGAAGCGGCAGGGGAAGGCTTCATCACGGTTAACGGACGCACCGCCAAACCCGCTTACACACTGAAAGCGGGCGATGTGCTGGAGCTTGATATGTGGAACTTTTATAAAAAGATTAAGGTTATACAGGTTCCCGAAAAGAATAGCATTCCCAAAAAAGACCTTCCCCTCTATATCGAAACCCTTGAATACCGCGCAAAAACAGCGGACGACTTCTCTGACTTCGAGGATGATGAGGAACTGTAG